Proteins encoded together in one Papio anubis isolate 15944 chromosome 3, Panubis1.0, whole genome shotgun sequence window:
- the MAB21L2 gene encoding protein mab-21-like 2, whose product MIAAQAKLVYQLNKYYTERCQARKAAIAKTIREVCKVVSDVLKEVEVQEPRFISSLSEIDARYEGLEVISPTEFEVVLYLNQMGVFNFVDDGSLPGCAVLKLSDGRKRSMSLWVEFITASGYLSARKIRSRFQTLVAQAVDKCSYRDVVKMIADTSEVKLRIRERYVVQITPAFKCTGIWPRSAAQWPMPHIPWPGPNRVAEVKAEGFNLLSKECYSLTGKQSSAESDAWVLQFGEAENRLLMGGCRNKCLSVLKTLRDRHLELPGQPLNNYHMKTLLLYECEKHPRETDWDESCLGDRLNGILLQLISCLQCRRCPHYFLPNLDLFQGKPHSALESAAKQTWRLAREILTNPKSLDKL is encoded by the coding sequence ATGATTGCCGCTCAGGCCAAGCTGGTTTACCAGCTCAATAAATACTACACTGAGCGCTGCCAGGCGCGCAAGGCGGCCATCGCCAAAACCATTCGAGAGGTCTGTAAGGTGGTCTCGGACGTGCTCAAGGAAGTGGAGGTGCAGGAGCCTCGCTTCATCAGCTCCTTGAGCGAGATCGATGCCCGCTACGAGGGGCTTGAGGTCATTTCGCCCACCGAATTTGAGGTGGTGCTCTACCTAAACCAGATGGGCGTCTTCAACTTCGTGGACGACGGCTCGCTACCCGGCTGCGCGGTGCTCAAACTGAGCGATGGGCGGAAGCGCAGCATGTCTCTCTGGGTCGAGTTCATCACAGCGTCGGGCTATCTCTCAGCGCGTAAGATCCGCTCGCGTTTCCAGACGCTGGTGGCCCAGGCGGTGGACAAGTGCAGCTATCGGGATGTGGTCAAGATGATCGCGGACACCAGCGAGGTCAAGTTGCGCATCAGAGAGCGCTATGTGGTGCAAATCACTCCGGCGTTCAAGTGCACCGGGATCTGGCCTCGAAGCGCGGCACAGTGGCCTATGCCCCACATCCCCTGGCCCGGCCCCAATAGGGTGGCCGAGGTCAAGGCCGAAGGGTTCAACTTGCTCTCGAAGGAGTGCTACTCGCTGACCGGCAAGCAGAGCTCGGCAGAGAGCGACGCCTGGGTGCTACAGTTCGGAGAGGCGGAGAACCGCCTGCTGATGGGAGGCTGCCGAAACAAGTGCCTCTCAGTGCTGAAGACTCTGCGGGACCGCCACCTGGAGCTACCCGGCCAGCCGCTCAATAACTACCACATGAAGACGCTGCTGCTGTACGAGTGCGAGAAACACCCTCGAGAAACGGACTGGGACGAGTCGTGCCTGGGCGACCGGCTCAACGGCATCCTGCTGCAGCTCATCTCCTGCCTGCAGTGCCGCCGCTGCCCTCACTACTTTCTGCCCAACCTCGACCTCTTTCAGGGCAAGCCCCATTCGGCCCTGGAGAGCGCTGCCAAGCAGACCTGGAGGTTGGCCAGGGAAATTCTCACCAATCCCAAAAGCCTGGACAAACTATAG